In the Natronolimnobius baerhuensis genome, one interval contains:
- a CDS encoding tripartite tricarboxylate transporter permease codes for MAIGPLEFVADPALSLQLLAWILAGATLGTLSGLVPGLHANNFALLLAGFAPAVPGSPLFVGCAMLAAGVVHTFLNAVPAMALGVPDAEMAVTALPGHRMVLEGRGYEAIRLSALGSLLAVLAAVPLAIPVTEAVTAVYPTIRDNLSLVLAMVVVALVASERTWRTKAAAMLSFSLAAGLGALTLDLSPEAPLTAGGTLAPLFAGLFGAPVLIDAIFGSGIPRQDEETLEISSRLVGLTAVAGALAGAVVGYIPGISAAIAAVVVLVFVPGGAGDRGYIVATSGVDTSNMIFALFALVAIGQPRTGVMVAFENANAPLELPILIGTVLVAGVLGFVLVIVVGDTYLEIVGQLTYWKISAVVLTLLCILSYLFTGVIGIAIFAVAAAIGMVPVRLRARRVHLMGVLIGPLMLGV; via the coding sequence ATGGCCATCGGCCCCCTCGAGTTCGTTGCTGATCCGGCGCTGTCGCTGCAGTTGCTGGCGTGGATTCTGGCAGGGGCGACACTCGGTACGCTGAGTGGGCTCGTACCGGGGCTGCACGCGAACAATTTCGCACTGTTGCTGGCCGGCTTCGCACCTGCAGTTCCCGGCTCGCCGCTGTTCGTCGGCTGTGCGATGCTTGCGGCTGGTGTCGTCCACACCTTTCTGAACGCCGTTCCCGCGATGGCGCTTGGTGTCCCCGATGCTGAGATGGCAGTGACTGCATTGCCCGGTCATCGGATGGTACTCGAGGGCCGGGGCTACGAGGCGATTCGGCTGTCGGCGCTTGGGAGCCTGCTGGCCGTGCTCGCAGCAGTGCCGCTTGCGATTCCAGTGACCGAGGCGGTGACGGCGGTGTATCCGACGATACGGGATAACCTCTCGCTCGTGCTGGCGATGGTCGTCGTTGCGCTCGTCGCCTCGGAGCGAACGTGGCGAACGAAGGCGGCTGCGATGCTCTCGTTTTCGCTGGCTGCCGGTCTCGGAGCGCTCACCCTTGATCTCTCACCGGAAGCACCGCTGACGGCTGGTGGAACGCTTGCCCCGCTGTTTGCCGGTCTCTTTGGCGCACCCGTGTTGATCGACGCCATCTTCGGGAGTGGCATTCCACGACAGGATGAGGAGACACTCGAGATTTCCAGTCGACTCGTCGGGCTGACTGCCGTTGCTGGCGCGCTCGCTGGTGCCGTCGTCGGCTACATTCCCGGTATTTCCGCTGCGATTGCCGCCGTCGTTGTCCTCGTATTCGTCCCCGGCGGCGCTGGTGATCGTGGCTACATTGTCGCAACCAGTGGCGTTGATACGTCGAACATGATTTTTGCCCTGTTCGCACTCGTCGCTATCGGCCAGCCCCGAACCGGCGTAATGGTCGCCTTCGAAAACGCCAACGCACCCCTCGAGTTGCCGATTCTGATCGGAACTGTCCTCGTTGCCGGCGTGCTCGGGTTTGTCCTCGTCATCGTCGTCGGCGACACCTATCTCGAGATCGTGGGGCAACTCACCTACTGGAAAATCTCGGCTGTCGTCCTGACACTGTTGTGTATCCTTTCGTATCTGTTCACCGGCGTCATCGGGATCGCAATCTTCGCCGTCGCAGCCGCAATTGGCATGGTTCCGGTTCGATTGCGCGCACGCCGCGTGCATCTAATGGGTGTGCTGATCGGCCCGTTGATGCTCGGCGTCTGA
- a CDS encoding BtpA/SgcQ family protein — protein MPAITPLRARVESTAPVFGMIHLPALPGAPAFNGDRTAIRERALTDARRLEAGGVDAVILENFGDAPFYPESVPAHVVAEMTTVAAAVADTVDVPLGLNVLRNDAAAALSVAAAVGADCIRVNVHVGTAATDQGILEGRAHETLRLRERLAADVAILADVHVKHATPIGETSLEHAALETVDRGRADGVIVSGPGTGEETPLDDLERVASALEDAPVLVGSGVTPDTVGDCLEAGADGVIVGTALKDGGETTNPVSQERVDAVVTAARESDSSSD, from the coding sequence ATGCCCGCGATCACACCGCTTCGAGCGCGCGTCGAGTCGACCGCGCCCGTCTTCGGCATGATTCACCTGCCGGCCCTGCCCGGCGCACCCGCGTTCAACGGCGACCGAACCGCCATCCGAGAGCGTGCACTCACAGACGCCCGCCGACTCGAGGCTGGCGGCGTCGACGCAGTGATCCTCGAGAACTTCGGCGACGCACCCTTTTATCCCGAGTCGGTTCCGGCACACGTCGTCGCGGAGATGACCACGGTCGCAGCGGCTGTGGCAGACACTGTCGACGTTCCACTGGGGCTTAACGTGCTCCGAAACGACGCCGCAGCCGCGCTGTCGGTCGCCGCCGCAGTCGGGGCAGACTGCATCCGCGTCAACGTCCACGTCGGCACCGCCGCGACCGACCAGGGCATTCTCGAGGGCCGGGCTCACGAGACCCTGCGACTGCGTGAGCGACTCGCCGCCGACGTTGCGATTCTCGCGGACGTCCATGTCAAACACGCCACCCCGATTGGTGAGACGAGCCTCGAGCACGCAGCCCTCGAAACCGTCGACCGCGGCCGCGCCGACGGCGTTATCGTCTCGGGACCAGGGACAGGAGAGGAAACGCCGCTCGACGACCTCGAGCGCGTCGCCAGCGCACTCGAGGACGCCCCTGTCCTCGTCGGCAGCGGCGTCACGCCCGACACCGTCGGCGACTGTCTCGAGGCAGGCGCAGACGGCGTGATCGTTGGCACCGCGCTCAAAGACGGCGGCGAGACGACGAACCCGGTCTCACAGGAGCGTGTCGACGCAGTCGTAACGGCTGCTCGAGAGAGCGACTCGAGCAGTGACTGA
- the rpl12p gene encoding 50S ribosomal protein P1: MEYVYAALILNEADEEINEDNLTDVLDAAGVDVEESRVKALVAALEDVDIEEAVSEAAAAPAAAAGGAAAAGGAAADDGDDDDEETSDVPDTTDDDDDDDEDEEAGGEGLGELFG; encoded by the coding sequence ATGGAATACGTTTACGCTGCACTCATCCTGAACGAAGCGGACGAAGAGATCAACGAAGACAACCTCACCGACGTGCTCGACGCTGCTGGCGTCGACGTCGAAGAATCCCGCGTCAAAGCGCTCGTCGCTGCCCTCGAGGACGTTGACATCGAGGAAGCAGTGTCCGAGGCCGCTGCTGCACCTGCTGCAGCCGCAGGCGGCGCAGCCGCTGCAGGCGGCGCTGCTGCTGACGACGGTGACGATGACGACGAAGAAACCAGCGACGTCCCTGACACGACGGACGACGATGACGATGACGACGAAGACGAGGAAGCCGGTGGCGAGGGCCTCGGCGAACTCTTCGGCTAA